From the genome of Tsukamurella pulmonis:
CGACTGTGAGGAGTGTCGCAACGGCGATCAGAACCCGCCTGATCCACGCCCGTCCCTGCCCCTGCACCACGCTGTGTTCCTCCCGTTCACCTGGGCGCCATCACGCATGACGCCCTGACCACCGCTATTGTGACATTCGTTGTTTTCCATCCGGACCGCCGCGCAGTGGGGAGGGCATGTGGATCTGATCCTGCTCACATCCGACCGGGAGCCCGACACGGTGCTGCCGTCGCTGTCGCTGCTGCCGCACACGGTGCGGGCGCTGCCCGCGGACGTCTCCTCGCTGCTCGAGGTCGGTCCGGCCGAGGTCGCGCTGGTGGATGCCCGCTCCGATCTGGTGACCGCGCGCGGCCTGTGCCGCCTGCTGGGCAGCACGGGCGGCGGGCGGATGGCCGTGGTCGCGGTGCTCACCGAAGGCGGACTGGTCGCGGCGAACGCCGACTGGGGCATCGACGACTTCCTGCTGCCGGCGATCGGCCCGGCGGAGATCGACGCGCGGCTGCGGCTCGTCGCGGCCCGTCGCGACGGCGGCGGCGAGGAGGAGGTGGTCGACAAGGTCACGCTCGGCGAGCTCGTGATCGACGAGGGCACCTACACCGCCCGCCTGCGCGGCAAGCCGCTCGACCTGACCTACAAGGAGTTCGAGCTGCTCAAGTTCCTCGCGCAGAACGTGGGCCGGGTCTTCACCCGCGCCCAGCTGCTGCAGGAGGTGTGGGGCTACGACTTCTTCGGTGGCACGCGCACCGTCGACGTGCACGTGCGGCGCCTGCGCGCCAAGCTCGGCGCCGAGCACGAGGGCATGATCGGCACGGTCCGTAACGTGGGCTACAAGGCGGTGCGGCCCGTGCGCGGCAAGGGCGAGCGGCCCGTCGAGGACATGGAACCGACGGACGAGGATCTCGAGGAGCTGTAGATGGTCGACGTGGTGCGCGGACCGATCGACGAGCCGGAGGCGGTGCTCGCGATCGCCGCGGCCGCGGAGTCCGCCGACGGCATCGGGGCGCTCTCGGAGCAGTTCCGTCTCGGCATCACCGGCGACGGCCCGCACCTGCTCGCACGGGGCGCCGGCGGCGCCGTGGCGGGCTACGCGGGCGTCGTCGTCCCGCCCGCGGGAGGCCCCGGTGCGGCGGAGGTCGTCGTGGCACCGTCGGAGCGCCGACGGGGCGCGGGCCGCGCCCTGGTGACCGGCGCCCTCGAACTCGTCGGGGCGGACGGCACCGTCTGGGCGCACGGGGACCTGCCCGCGGCCCGCGCGCTCGCTGCGGAACTGGGCCTGGACGCGGTGCGTACCCTGCTCAACCTCCGGCGCCCGCTGGCCGGACTCGACCCGGCACCGTCGCCCGCGGAGGGGGTGCGGGTGCGGACCTACGCCGGCCCCGAGGACGACGCCGCGATCCTCGCGGTGAACAACGCGGCCTTCTCCTGGCACCCCGAGCAGGGCGGCTGGACGGGTGCGCAGATCGACGAGCGGACCGGCGCCGACTGGTTCGATCCGGCCGGGCTGTTCCTCGCCGTGGACGAGGCCGGCCGCCTGTTGGGCTTCCACTGGACCAAGGTCGCCGACCCCGCCGCCGGCCTCGGCGAGGTGTACATCGTGGCGGTCGATCCCGCAGGTCAGGGTCGTGGGCTGGGGCGTCTGCTCACCGCCGTCGGCCTGGAGTACCTGGCCGGGCGCGGGCTCGCCACGGTGGAGCTGTACGTCGAGGGCGACAACGCCGCGGCGCTGCGGACCTACGCCGGACTAGGTTTTAAGGAAAACGAAAGACACGTGGCGTACGCGCGACGGTAATCCGTTCGACCTGCCGAGTTTCCCGGCCGTTCACTCGGGACACCCGATTCGGACACCCGGCCTCCCTATGTTGCTGGATGACACCCGCAAAGCCGGGGTGCTCAATCCTGACCCGACCCGGAGGAATCTCGGTGAACTTCAAGCGTGGATCCGTATCGGCCCTTGCCATGGTGGCCGCCCTGTCCCTGACCCTGTCGGCGTGCGGCGGCGAGGAGTCGAGCGAGGCCGCGGGCGGCTCCGCGGGCGGCGGCTCGGGTGTGCAGTGCGACGGCAAGCTGCAGCTCAAGGGCAGCGGCTCGACGGCGCAGGCGAACGCCATGACCGTCTTCAAGAACACCTTCGCCCAGGACTGCGACGGCGCGAACGTCGACTACAGCGGCAACGGCTCGGGCCAGGGCATCACCGAGTTCACCTCGGGCCTGACCAATTTCGGCGGCTCCGACTCGCCGCTCAACGCCGACCAGGCGAAGAAGGCCGAGGAGAAGTGCGGCGCCCCCGCGCTGAACCTGCCGCTCGTCTTCGGCCCGATCGCCGTCGCCTACAAGCTCCCCGGCGACGTGTCCGTGAACCTCTCGGCCCCGACCCTGGCGAAGATCTTCAGCGGCGCGATCACCAAGTGGAACGCGCCCGAGATCGCCGCCGAGAACAACGGCACCGCGCTCCCGGACCTGCCGATCACCGTCGTCTTCCGCTCCGACGAGTCGGGCACCACCGAGAACTTCCAGAAGTACCTCGCCTCGGCCGCGCCGGCCGAGTGGTCCGCCGATAAGAAGGGCAAGGCCTTCAAGGGCGGCACCGGTCAGGGCGCGAGCGGCAACGCCGCCGTCGCCGCGACCGTGAACAAGGCCGAGGGCACCATCACCTACGCCGAGTGGAGCTTCGCCAAGGCGCAGAAGCTGCAGGTCGCCAACATCATCACCTCGGCCGGCCCCGAGGCGGTCAAGCTCTCGAACGAGTCGGTGGGCAAGACCATCGAGTCCGCCAAGTTCAAGACCCCGGGCAGCAAGGACCTCGTCATCGACACCGAGGGCTTCTACAAGCCGTCGGCCGCGGGCGCCTACCCGATCGTCCTCGCGACCTACGAGATCGTGTGCTCGAAGTACTCGGACGCCGAGGTCGGCAAGGGCCTGAAGACCTTCCTCAAGGTCGCGGCCAGCAAGCAGGCGCAGGACCAGCTCGAGGGCCAGGGCTACGCCCCGATCCCCGAGTCCTTCCGCACCACGCTGAACGAGTCGATCGACTCCATCCAGTAACGAACGACGCAGGACGGGACGCCGTGCGGGCGGGCACAATGGTGCTCGCACGGCGTCCCGCCAGCCGGAAGGGACAGCTTTCGCGTGGCCGATCAACGGGGAGACATGGCGACTGAGGATTCAACCGACAGGGACGCCGGTTCCGACGGTGCGGCGACCGCCGCAGCGGCCGTCGACGGGGCCCCCTCCCGGACGAAGTTCGCCCACGGCACCGACCGCATGGAGAAGATCTTCAAGTGGGCCAGCTACGCCTCCGGGATCCTCCTGGTCGCGGTCATCGCGCTCATCTTCCTGCAGCTCGTGGTGCAGGCGATCCCGGCGCTGACGAAGAACAACGTCAACTTCCTCACCAGCTCCGAGTGGCAGACCAACCCCTCGAACATGCGGTTCGGCATCCTCGAACTGCTCAAGATCACGGTGCTGTCCTCGGTGATGGCGCTCGTGATCGCCGTGCCGGTGGCCGTCGGTATCGCCACCTTCCTGGTGCAGTACGTGCCGCAGCGCCTCTCGCGCCCGCTCAGCGCGGTGATCGATCTGCTGGCCGCGGTCCCGTCGATCATCTACGGCCTGTGGGGCATCTTCGTCCTCGCGCCGTTCCTGGTGCCGCTGCAGCGCTGGCTCAACGAGAACCTCGGCTGGTTCTTCCTGTTCAAGACCGGCAACGTGGAGCTCTCGCTCGGCTCGACGGTGTTCACCGCCGGCATCGTGCTGGCGATCATGATCCTGCCGATCATCACCTCGATCACCCGAGAGGCGCTGCGCCAGACCCCCGTGGCGCACCAGGAGGCCGCACTGGCCCTGGGCGCCACGAAGTGGGAGGTCATCCGCCTGACGGTCTTCCCCTACGGTCGCTCCGGCATCGTCGCCGGCTCCATGCTGGCGCTCGGCCGCGCGCTCGGCGAGACGATCGCGGTGCTGATCATCCTGTTCGCCGCCACCAAGACCTCCATCTGGTCGCTGTTCGACAGCGGCTACACCTTCGCTTCGAAGATCGCTTCCGCCGCGGCTGAGTTCGACAACGTCGACCAGCGCGGCGCCTACATCGCCGCCGGCCTCGTGCTATTCCTGCTCACCTTCGTGGTGAACGCGATCGCCCGCTGGATCGGCGGGGGACGGGTGAACGGATGACCGCCACCGAACTCGACGACGTCGCCAAGAGCGGCACCGTCTTCCACCGCACCTCCACCGCGCGGCGGATCAAGAACAACGCCGCCGCGATCATCTTCGGCGCCTGCTTCCTGCTGGCGCTCGCGCCGCTGGTCTCGCTGCTCTACATGGTGATCGCCAACGGCATGCCGGCGATCGTCAGCCCCGAGTGGTGGACCAAGTCGATGGTCCGCGTGGCCCCCGACTCCTACGCGGGCGGCATCCGTCACGCCCTGTACGGCACGCTCGTGCAGGCCGGCATCGCGACACTGTTCTCCGTGCCGATCGGCGTCATGGTGGGCATCTACCTCGTCGAGTACGCCGAGGGCACGCGCCTCGGGCGGATCACCACCTTCATGGTCGACGTGCTCGCCGGCATCCCGTCGATCGTCGCCACACTCTTCATCTTCGGCATCTGGATCACCACCTTCGGCATGC
Proteins encoded in this window:
- a CDS encoding winged helix-turn-helix domain-containing protein, with product MDLILLTSDREPDTVLPSLSLLPHTVRALPADVSSLLEVGPAEVALVDARSDLVTARGLCRLLGSTGGGRMAVVAVLTEGGLVAANADWGIDDFLLPAIGPAEIDARLRLVAARRDGGGEEEVVDKVTLGELVIDEGTYTARLRGKPLDLTYKEFELLKFLAQNVGRVFTRAQLLQEVWGYDFFGGTRTVDVHVRRLRAKLGAEHEGMIGTVRNVGYKAVRPVRGKGERPVEDMEPTDEDLEEL
- the mshD gene encoding mycothiol synthase; amino-acid sequence: MVDVVRGPIDEPEAVLAIAAAAESADGIGALSEQFRLGITGDGPHLLARGAGGAVAGYAGVVVPPAGGPGAAEVVVAPSERRRGAGRALVTGALELVGADGTVWAHGDLPAARALAAELGLDAVRTLLNLRRPLAGLDPAPSPAEGVRVRTYAGPEDDAAILAVNNAAFSWHPEQGGWTGAQIDERTGADWFDPAGLFLAVDEAGRLLGFHWTKVADPAAGLGEVYIVAVDPAGQGRGLGRLLTAVGLEYLAGRGLATVELYVEGDNAAALRTYAGLGFKENERHVAYARR
- the pstS gene encoding phosphate ABC transporter substrate-binding protein PstS → MVAALSLTLSACGGEESSEAAGGSAGGGSGVQCDGKLQLKGSGSTAQANAMTVFKNTFAQDCDGANVDYSGNGSGQGITEFTSGLTNFGGSDSPLNADQAKKAEEKCGAPALNLPLVFGPIAVAYKLPGDVSVNLSAPTLAKIFSGAITKWNAPEIAAENNGTALPDLPITVVFRSDESGTTENFQKYLASAAPAEWSADKKGKAFKGGTGQGASGNAAVAATVNKAEGTITYAEWSFAKAQKLQVANIITSAGPEAVKLSNESVGKTIESAKFKTPGSKDLVIDTEGFYKPSAAGAYPIVLATYEIVCSKYSDAEVGKGLKTFLKVAASKQAQDQLEGQGYAPIPESFRTTLNESIDSIQ
- the pstC gene encoding phosphate ABC transporter permease subunit PstC is translated as MATEDSTDRDAGSDGAATAAAAVDGAPSRTKFAHGTDRMEKIFKWASYASGILLVAVIALIFLQLVVQAIPALTKNNVNFLTSSEWQTNPSNMRFGILELLKITVLSSVMALVIAVPVAVGIATFLVQYVPQRLSRPLSAVIDLLAAVPSIIYGLWGIFVLAPFLVPLQRWLNENLGWFFLFKTGNVELSLGSTVFTAGIVLAIMILPIITSITREALRQTPVAHQEAALALGATKWEVIRLTVFPYGRSGIVAGSMLALGRALGETIAVLIILFAATKTSIWSLFDSGYTFASKIASAAAEFDNVDQRGAYIAAGLVLFLLTFVVNAIARWIGGGRVNG
- the pstA gene encoding phosphate ABC transporter permease PstA, with product MTATELDDVAKSGTVFHRTSTARRIKNNAAAIIFGACFLLALAPLVSLLYMVIANGMPAIVSPEWWTKSMVRVAPDSYAGGIRHALYGTLVQAGIATLFSVPIGVMVGIYLVEYAEGTRLGRITTFMVDVLAGIPSIVATLFIFGIWITTFGMPQSAFAVSLALILLMVPVVVRATEEMLKLVPNELREASYALGVPKWKTIVRIVLPTAASGMVSGVFLAIARVVGETAPVLLLVGISDRMNYDLFNGNMSSLPLFIYDQYRNNPGAVGEYRAWGAALTLVILVGIASGLAALMSRLLAPKTK